The following proteins are co-located in the Deltaproteobacteria bacterium genome:
- a CDS encoding cytochrome P450 encodes MQPREVLAADEIRLSDPRFWQRPLEEREGAFTTLRRERPVSFHEEPDIAILPRGPGYWSLTRHADILHVSRNPQLFCSGQGSNIGDMPQPFLEFFGSMINMDDPRHARLRRIVSRGFTPRRIQRLERSVERVAADTVDRVIEQGTCDFVTEIAARLPLAIICELMGIPESQHELVFSRSNVILGAGDPEYTDADPAKIIPMLLQAGSELAQLAQDLARHRRGRPGEDLVSALVNAELDGETLGDQELGSFFVLLAVAGNETTRNAISHGMKALCDHPEQRRIWAADFAGVAPTAVDEIVRWATPVIHFRRTAIRDTTIRGTRIAAGQKVVMWYCSGNRDEDVFARPFAFEVRRAPNEHVGFGGPGPHYCLGAHLARREITLLFREIFERLPDLEVEPPQRLLSFFIHGTKHMECHFTPGRPRRSRGPR; translated from the coding sequence GTGCAGCCCCGCGAAGTCCTCGCCGCCGACGAGATCCGGCTCTCCGACCCGCGTTTCTGGCAGCGCCCTCTCGAGGAGCGCGAGGGCGCCTTCACGACGCTGCGGCGCGAGCGGCCGGTCTCCTTCCACGAGGAGCCCGACATCGCGATCCTCCCGCGCGGACCCGGCTACTGGTCCCTGACCCGGCACGCCGACATCCTGCACGTGAGCCGCAACCCCCAGCTCTTCTGCTCGGGCCAGGGCTCCAACATCGGCGACATGCCGCAGCCCTTCCTCGAGTTCTTCGGCTCGATGATCAACATGGACGACCCCCGCCACGCGCGGCTGCGGCGGATCGTCTCGCGAGGCTTCACGCCGCGCCGGATCCAGCGCCTCGAGCGCAGCGTGGAGCGCGTCGCCGCCGACACCGTGGACCGCGTGATCGAGCAGGGTACCTGCGACTTCGTGACCGAGATCGCGGCGCGGCTCCCGCTCGCGATCATCTGCGAGCTGATGGGGATCCCCGAGAGCCAGCACGAGCTCGTCTTCTCGCGCTCGAACGTGATCCTGGGCGCGGGCGACCCCGAGTACACCGACGCGGATCCGGCGAAGATCATCCCGATGCTCCTCCAGGCCGGGTCGGAGCTCGCGCAGCTCGCCCAGGACCTGGCGCGGCACCGTCGCGGCAGGCCGGGCGAGGATCTCGTGTCGGCGCTCGTGAACGCCGAGCTCGACGGCGAGACCCTGGGCGACCAGGAGCTCGGCTCCTTCTTCGTGCTGCTCGCGGTCGCGGGCAACGAGACCACCCGCAACGCCATCAGCCACGGCATGAAGGCGCTCTGCGACCATCCCGAGCAGCGCCGGATCTGGGCCGCCGACTTCGCGGGCGTGGCGCCCACGGCGGTCGACGAGATCGTGCGCTGGGCGACCCCGGTGATCCACTTCCGGCGCACCGCCATCCGGGACACCACGATCCGCGGCACCCGGATCGCGGCCGGGCAGAAGGTGGTGATGTGGTACTGCTCGGGCAATCGCGACGAGGACGTCTTCGCGCGGCCCTTCGCCTTCGAGGTGCGGCGCGCCCCCAACGAGCACGTGGGCTTCGGCGGGCCCGGCCCGCACTACTGCCTGGGTGCCCACCTGGCGCGGCGCGAGATCACGCTCCTGTTCCGCGAGATCTTCGAGCGGCTCCCGGACCTCGAGGTCGAGCCGCCGCAACGGCTCCTGTCCTTCTTCATCCACGGGACCAAGCACATGGAGTGCCACTTCACCCCGGGACGCCCGCGACGGTCGAGAGGCCCCCGCTGA
- a CDS encoding ammonium transporter, giving the protein MSGSRSAPLARRILSLAPVLALFCARSAFAQDEAPKLDAGNTAWVLTSSALVLMMTLPGLALFYGGLVRAKNTLSLFMQCLVSAGVVGVLWILIGYSLAFAEGNAVIGGLGKLGLAGITPDTLWGSYGIPEYLFVMFQAMFAIITPALMIGAFAERMRFGPYLAFITIWLLVVYCPLAHMVWGGGYIGTTLGAKDFAGGLVVHMSSGFSALVVALVLGKRRGFGKEPMPPHNLPFAVIGAALLWVGWFGFNAGSELMADGIASLAFLTTSTAASTALVTWVAIEWAHRGKPTVLGAATACVAGLVAITPACAFVAPMGSIAIGAGAALLSYLAVTFLKPALGYDDSLDVFGVHGIGGAWGALATGLFIADFALPEGVTRGDQILIQITSVVVTAIFAPLATLLILLALRAIFGSLRVDDEAEFAGLDLAEHSESAYEFGTASGTSASHMAAGSPAPAGTPLASKA; this is encoded by the coding sequence ATGTCCGGTTCCCGCTCGGCACCGCTTGCGCGGCGCATCCTGTCGCTCGCGCCCGTCCTCGCCCTCTTCTGCGCGCGCAGCGCCTTTGCCCAGGACGAGGCGCCCAAGCTCGATGCAGGCAACACCGCGTGGGTCCTGACCAGCTCGGCGCTGGTCCTGATGATGACCCTGCCCGGGCTCGCGCTGTTCTACGGGGGCCTGGTGCGCGCGAAGAACACCTTGAGCCTGTTCATGCAGTGCCTGGTCTCGGCGGGCGTGGTCGGCGTGCTCTGGATCCTGATCGGCTACAGCCTGGCCTTCGCCGAGGGCAACGCCGTCATCGGCGGGCTCGGCAAGCTGGGCCTCGCCGGGATCACGCCCGACACGCTCTGGGGAAGCTACGGGATCCCCGAGTACCTGTTCGTGATGTTCCAGGCGATGTTCGCGATCATCACGCCCGCGCTGATGATCGGGGCCTTCGCCGAGCGCATGCGCTTCGGTCCCTACCTGGCCTTCATCACGATCTGGCTGCTCGTCGTCTACTGCCCGCTCGCGCACATGGTCTGGGGCGGCGGCTACATCGGGACCACGCTCGGAGCCAAGGACTTCGCGGGCGGGCTCGTCGTCCACATGTCGAGCGGCTTCTCGGCACTCGTCGTGGCACTGGTCCTCGGCAAGCGGCGCGGCTTCGGCAAGGAGCCGATGCCGCCCCACAACCTGCCCTTCGCGGTGATCGGCGCGGCGCTCCTGTGGGTCGGCTGGTTCGGCTTCAACGCCGGTAGCGAGCTGATGGCCGACGGGATCGCGAGCCTCGCCTTCCTGACCACCAGCACCGCGGCCTCGACGGCGCTCGTCACCTGGGTGGCGATCGAGTGGGCCCACCGCGGGAAGCCGACCGTGCTCGGCGCGGCCACCGCCTGCGTCGCGGGCCTGGTTGCGATCACGCCGGCGTGCGCCTTCGTCGCGCCGATGGGCTCGATCGCGATCGGTGCGGGCGCAGCGCTCCTGAGCTACCTGGCCGTCACCTTCCTCAAGCCCGCGCTCGGCTACGACGACTCGCTCGACGTGTTCGGCGTGCACGGGATCGGGGGCGCCTGGGGCGCCCTCGCCACCGGTCTGTTCATCGCCGACTTCGCGCTGCCCGAAGGCGTGACGCGCGGCGACCAGATCCTGATCCAGATCACGAGCGTGGTCGTGACGGCCATCTTCGCGCCGCTCGCGACGCTCCTGATCCTGCTCGCGCTGCGCGCGATCTTCGGCTCGCTGCGGGTGGACGACGAGGCCGAGTTCGCCGGGCTCGACCTCGCCGAGCACAGCGAGAGCGCATACGAGTTCGGGACGGCGAGCGGTACCTCGGCCTCGCACATGGCCGCTGGGTCCCCGGCACCAGCGGGGACGCCGCTGGCTTCGAAGGCCTAG